The sequence acaactataaaaacattaattttaagcatatcaccaataattcgaaataacttctcatacgatgctcaattttggtatatgaatataccacatcgacctactcgacgtcacgagcgtcgagaaatttttagaaaaatttttggaagccccacgcgccacacgtggcacgggtccacgcgctggCCACGCGCAGCACGTGCAGCGCACGTGTCGTCTTCTTCACAGGgcctcgccggactggttctctggtggccggactccggccgaactccggccgattttcaaactcactattctccttcgtttttcacccattttcttcgtattttataccaaattgaagccctaagagtgtactatcacgttggactagttttagggcctaaaaactacgaaatctcaccttgcaaaaaccaagggttcggccaaacttgaaacctacgatcccgacgtccaaaactctccaacgaacgtctccgagcttccttaggacctcctaaagctcaccacaagcttgaaatctcctgaaacacaacattttacgttcgcatgaacagtacctcaaaaatggaggttcgggatctacgtgaaatcgaaggtttcacttcctaaaactagcaccaatgaactcaggacgtcaaaacgatgaagatacataccttatttgccCCGATCCGTCAagttttgaagggttttggtggtggtccgtACGATATGGGTGTGTTTGGGTGTGAggtcgggagagagagagagactgagagggtgatcgagagggaggagagaaaggGACTGATCTTGTGTGGTCAAACCAATCCACACCATCCAAAATCTCTCTTAAGtccctaaccacaaaaatataaaatcaacttccaaaatatttctaacttaaacaacttcttaaaagtttagggaccaaacattttcaaaacgtAATACACCCATACCTTGATACCTgacaagggcatttttgtcctttCACATTCCCGCCAAAAGtacctccgggacgggctgtgacaatctcccctccttatagaatttcgtccccgaaattcccataACCAAATCATAATTCAATACTCGTAGAATAATCTtgggtacatctctctcatccggtcttccgtctcccaagtagcttcctcCACAGAATGATTTCTCCACAACACCTTCACCAAACTCACCGTCTTGTTCCTTAGAACCTTGTCCTTCCAATCCAATATTGTgattggttcctcatcataagtcaaatccggattaatctctaacGGTTGATGAGGGATCACATGAGATGGATCAGAAATATAATGCCGAAGCATAGagacatggaacacattatggaccttagataactccggaggcagttccaaccggtaggcaacttcaccaactctttCAGTGATCACATAAGGTCCAATATATCTCGGACTTAGCTTCCCTCTTTTCCCAAATcgtaccacacctctccaaggcgacaatttcaagaatacccaatcacccACATCATACACTCGATCAGTAGTATGCCGATCCGCTAAACTCTTatgtcgatcctgggctgctttcaggtttgacttaattacctgaacattttgagtcgtCTCATCCACGATCTCAGGGCCTTCTAATACCCGTTCACCAACCTCagaccaacacaatggcgttcgacacgccctaccataaagtgcctcgaatggggacataccaatgctcgagtgaaaactgttattataagcaaactccattaagtccagacgatcatgccaagaatcaccaaattgtaataccgaagatctcaacatatcttccaacgtctgaatggtcctctctgattgcccatcagtttgaggatgataagctgtGCTATACAGTAATTGAGTACccagagcttcctgaaaagccacccaaaatttagaagtaaacCTCGGGTCTCGATCGGAGATAATATTTACTGGGACTCCATGATACTTGACAATCTTCGAAataaacaacttagccaatttattcagagggtatttctccctcactggaatgaaatGCGCAGACTTGGTGAGTCGATCCACaatcacccaaataccatcaaatccatttcgcgtacgaggaagtttatacacgaaatccatggttatattttcccatttccactggggaacgggaagtggttgcattcGCCCAAAGGGCTTCTTCCTTTCTGCTTTCACTTGCTGGCAAATAATACACCTGCTcacatattctgcaatttctcttttcatacccggccaataataaaatggtcgaatggtatgatacatttttgttcctcccggatgcatcgcataagctgaacaatgtgcttcgtccagaatttccttcttcaattccCCATTATTCGGAACATACATTCTGTTTTCTTGCATGAGCATACCATCTGATTCCCGAattctgaggtctttctttttcccttcacttcTTAACTGAACCAACTCCtgaatttcttcatccaccATTTGAGCTGCAAGTATACGGTCcaccaaaactggcctgacttgaaaGCTAGCAAGAAAGGCTCCACTAGGGTCTTCAATCTCCAACCTTACTCCCGTTGCCCTCAgttcagcaagaagaggaacacggcaAGCATATAGGGCATTAAGTCTACCTTGtggtttcctactcagtgcatccgCTACTACATTAGCACGACCTGGATGGTATTCAATAgaacaatcataatcacttagcaattccatccaccttcgctgacgaagattaagatcatgctgggtGAATaagtactgaagactcttatgatcagtgaagatcttacacttctcaccatacaaataatgtctccaaattttcaaagcaaaaacaattgctgccaattcaagatcgtgagtaggataattcctttcatgatttttcaactgcctagaagcataggcaatcaccttattatgctgcatcaaaacacatcccaaaccatttaaTGAAGCATCACTATATATCTCAAAATTACCGCTATCGTCGGGAAGTACCAACACcggtgcatgagtgaggcaatacttcaattgctgaaaactcctctcacaattctcatcccactcaaatttaacatccttcctggtcaacTTTGTCAACGgtaaagcaatcatagagaAATCCTGAAcgaaccgtcgataataacctgctaagccaagaaaacttcgtacctccgtgacggttcgaggttgctcccaattctccactgctgcaatcttttgagggtccacttgaataccttgagctgatacaacatgccccaaaaatgccacttcagtcaaccaaaactgacatttactgaacttggcatacaactgatgctcccttaatttccttaacACCAAATTAAGGTGTCGGATATGATCTGCTtgggacttagagtataccaaaatatcgtcaataaaaacaataacgaatttatcaagatatttctggaatacctcattcattaatctcataaaagctgcaggtgcattagtcaacccaAACGGCATAACCGAAAATTCATAATGTCCGTACCGAGTTCGGAAAGCCGTCTTAGGTACATCGTCttctttaatcttcaattgataatacccggatctcaaatcaatcttagaaaatacacacgcacctttcagctgatcaaacaaatcatcaatgcggggcaatggataacggtttttaatcgttacccggttcaattgtctataatcaatacaCAATCGAAGAGTTCCATCCTTCTTCTTCACGAATAATACTGGGGCACCCCAAGGTGAagaactaggttgaataaaacctttatcaagtaattcttgcaactggatttttaattcccttaactcagcaggagccattctataaggagtcagaGATATAGggtccgtacctggaagcaaatcaatagagaattccacctctctgtctggcggcaatccCGGCAAATCATCAGGGAAAACATCCGGATAATGTCTGACCACACCAACTTCTTCTATACTAGTAGGAGCAACATCATTTAATACCACAtgtgccaaatatccctgacaacccttcGATAATAATTTCCTCGCCcttatggcagaaataactccatgtctcaccccacttctcTCGCCCACAAAAATAACCTCGGGTAATCCAGGACgataaaaagtaactgatttaccataacaatcaatatgggcacgattatgGTGTAACCAATCggcccctaaaatcacatcaaaatccacaatatctaacggaatAAGATCAGCGGACATAATCACGCCCtcaaccatcactggacaccccagATACACACTATCCACAATACATTTATCTTctctaggcatggcaaactctaaatcaaatcctagaggtgaagggtgaggttgggttatttgagcaaacgtatgagaaatcacagagtgcgtagcaccacaatcaatcaaaaccttagcaaaatgaccaagaacatttaacgtacccattatcaagtctggatggttctgagcctCCTGCAGGGACATATGATTAACTCGCCCCTGAGCTTGCTGACGTCCACCTCGGCCTCTATTGCCCTGATTACCTCGTCCCTGAGGATTACGTCCCTGGCCTGGCTGACTAGGCTGCCTGGATGATCCTGCACCACCAGTAGCAATTTCCCCCTGACGGGGCTGACCTCCCTGATGCCACTGCGATCCACCAGTTGGCATAGAGGAATAAGAAGAATAACCTCCAAAATCCTGCGAATACCCTGCCTGAGGATAAGGCTCCTGAGAATACTGATAAGGTCCGGAAGCATACGGAGCCGCATCCccctgatagtggtaagcaccaccacgatTCGGCTGGCCATAACCACCCGGTCCAAAACTCTGCTGAACTGGTGCTGGAGGTGGCATATTAGTCTGCTGCGGTCTCTGCTGACCCTGGGGGCACTGAGAAGCCCGATGTCCCATCTGCCCACACGTAAAACAAGCACCAGAACCTCTCCTACACTCACCATGGTGACGGGAGTTACAACGGCGGCACCATGGAGCGCCAGATCCACCAGCATCCCTCTGACCCTGAAATCTGGGTCCACCAGAAAATCTTCCACCACCTCTCCTCGGGCCAGTAAAACTATATCCCCCactagaagaactcgaactcgcTCCACTCTTCTTAAAACTCTGAGTCTGTCGAGGTCCAGGAATAGAAATACCCTTACCTTTGTCATTCTTCTTTTGACCCTCATTCTTGTCCTCATCATCCTCACTGTCAGGAAGATTATCAGAGTCCTCCATCCTAACCAgaatctcgaaatactcatgaTAATCAGCGCAGGGGAGTGCATTGGCAAAGGTACGCCACTTCTTCTTAGATCCCAACTTGAAACGTCGAAGCATCTCtccctgattaccagctgtatcagtgtcataacgagacaaatcagtaaactttctataatattcatGTGCCGACATATTTCTCTGTTTCAACCTGGTGAATTCCTGCTTCTTACGGTcaatatactcaggaggaacgAATCTCTTCATAAAATGCTCCTTGAATACTTTCCAGTCGGCTGCCGTCTCAGGTGACATGTACCTAGCCTGATTTATCCACCATGCTGCTGGTTCACGACCCAAAAACCAAGTGGTGGTCTCCACCCACCTATTAGCAGGgagattcccctgactctgcatcacctggaAAGTTTTCTCAATATGATCAAGCCATTTCTCTGCCCCCTCATGACTTTCATTACCCATAAACCGATCTAACTTCAAGTTGTACATGGTCTCCAGAGGTGTCCtcggaggagggggaggacgaATCACATTCTGTAAAGCCTGGGCCATCGCTTCCCCTAACTGAGTAATATCCGGGAAATTAGGTTCAGAAGTACGGCGGGACTCTCtacgctctctacgaggcggcatgattctgacagaaaacatcaaaagatcgTTAAGACATTAACAAAtttacaggactgcaacctaagctctgataccaaactgacacaccctgatccggaggatccaggtgtgctggccgtcacgtgggcgtgacgtaaccataagcacgACACGGAAGCGTAATAACAACATATAACAACAGAAATTCAACCCAAACTCAACATAACCACATACGGACATAACCGGACGAGTTTACAAGtaaacacataagttcagagcatagTTTATCTGCAGTTTATTAGGACTAAAATAAgaatacatcaccctcaggtgagtcctacatgtcccaaatctgtcagaaagccggaaaggacctcgtgagccaaccaccgctaaactagaacctggaggggcgcaaaacaaaatgagtgggtcagtaaaacaaattagttttccaaaacatttcattaaaacagttatatcccctcgccgtaaaaacctgtatactttcccagaaatatataaccatataaaatctcaacatttaaatctcaaatctttaacattttcaagaaaacatgccatgacataaataaaaatataaatcaggtgaataaGGAAttaatcggagaccctgcagttggtcctatacgattaattcaatagctcaaatcccactaagccggagtcaccacagtgacctatacggccctactctgcacatcactcggaactacgtaaggtagtctatacgatgaaaggtgtaaaaatacgctctagtgcttctctcatcaatcatcagcgcgcataactaaggtcacccactagtcggaatcacgcctagtgatctgtacgactagcatgtcggaaccctcacatggtctgtacgacatccacctacttggatccaaggcgagcgtgcggtgtggtgaataaaataagcactaacacctagggtgcaggtatGAGCTTAAACATCTTATCAACAATCaattaaatgaataatgaactcacctgacttacctgtgcctccaccgcaccatgcaacatgtatgcatcatatatcaatcatataactcatacgcaattcacatttttcaaataattctatgcatggcatttttaaaacatattttcatataaattcattttctgggaaaaatcaatagtataaaggtagtacaaaaacaaaactgcccactcactgataagtcgacgggtcgtaacccccgtggcgtccctggatgcggtcgtcctcgggatacgtctcacctatatgcgaaacaactataaaaacattaattttaagcatatcaccaataattcgaaataacttctcatacgatgctcaattttggtatatgaatataccacatcgacctactcgacgtcacgagcgtcgagaaatttttagaaaaatttttggaagccccacgcgccacacgtggcacgggtccacgcgctggCCACGCGCAGCACGTGCAGCGCACGTGTCGTCTTCTTCACAGGgcctcgccggactggttctctggtggccggactccggccgaactccggccgattttcaaactcactattctccttcgtttttcacccattttcttcgtattttataccaaattgaagccctaagagtgtactatcacgttggactagttttagggcctaaaaactacgaaatctcaccttgcaaaaaccaagggttcggccaaacttgaaacctacgatcccgacgtccaaaactctccaacgaacgtctccgagcttccttaggacctcctaaagctcaccacaagcttgaaatctcctgaaacacaacattttacgttcgcatgaacagtacctcaaaaatggaggttcgggatctacgtgaaatcgaaggtttcacttcctaaaactagcaccaatgaactcaggacgtcaaaacgatgaagatacataccttatttgccCCGATCCGTCAagttttgaagggttttggtggtggtccgtACGATATGGGTGTGTTTGGGTGTGAggtcgggagagagagagagactgagagggtgatcgagagggaggagagaaaggGACTGATCTTGTGTGGTCAAACCAATCCACACCATCCAAAATCTCTCTTAAGtccctaaccacaaaaatataaaatcaacttccaaaatatttctaacttaaacaacttcttaaaagtttagggaccaaacattttcaaaacgtAATACACCCATACCTTGATACCTgacaagggcatttttgtcctttCACATTCCCGCCAAAAGtacctccgggacgggctgtgacatgtcatctcacaaactaaatattttctaatcaatacttgaaaaatataaataaaaatttagcacagATTACTTTtctcatttcaaaatttaggcaaatttaacgtagatatgcattatacgaaactagtttcaatgatctaaccgtcaaacttgtttgtagatactattagattgcatacgtaacaaatcgcaaaaacaaaaaaaaacattaagagattaggtaacggaacaaaacttttcgatggttataaacgaaaaatcataatttaacggttattttagctccggttttgataattttttttatagctacattCCTCAAccttataagaatgcaatgaacgaattcgatcttcaatttaaaatatttacaatagtggacttaatggaagtataatattaactctaagtgtttgtttaatctgcTGTTTTAacgcgatatgcattctacgaaacttttttcaacgatccaactgtcaaacttatttgtagaCACTGCGAGATtccatacgtaaaaaatcgtaaaaaacaaacattcagagattatgtaacggaacaaaaattttcgacggttataaatgaaaaatcacaatttaacggttattttaactccggttttgatgatttttttacagctacactcctcgaccctataagaatgcaatgaaagaattcgatcttcaatttaaaatattttcactagtggataccacaaaattttattttatacttaatggaagtataatattaactcgaagtgtttgtttaatctattgttttgactcGATATGCATtatacaaaacttttttcaacgatccaaccgtcaaacttatttgtacacactcctagattacatatgtaaaaaatcgtaaaaaataaacattcagagattacataacggaacaaaagttttcgacgattataaatgaaaaatcacaatttaacagttattttagctccgattttaatgatttttttacagctacactcctcgaccgtataagaatgcaatgaataaatttgatcttcaatttaaaatatttacaccagtggataccacaaaatcttattttatacttaatggaagtataatatttactcttaagtgtttatttaatctaccgttttggcgcgatacacattctacgaaacttttttcaatgatctaaccgtcaaacttatttgtacacactccgagatcacatacgtaaaaaatcacaaaaaacaaacattcagagattaggtaacaaaaaaaagttttcgacggttataaacgaaaaatcacaatttaactgttattttagctccgattttgatgattttttacagctacactcctcgaccctataagaatgtattgaatgaattcgatcttcaatttaaaatatttacactagtggataccacaaaatcttattttatacttgatggggaagtataacattaactttaagtgttggtttaatctaccgttttgacgtgatacgcattctacgaaacgtttttcaacgatctaactgtcaaacttgtttgtacgcactccgagatcacatacataaaaaattgcaaaaaaaaaaaacattcagagattaggtaacagaataaacgttttcgatggttataaacgaaaaatcctaatttaacggttattttagctccgatttgattattttttgtagCTACACTCCATgatcctataagaatgcaatgaatgaattcgatcttcaatttaaaatatttacactagtggataaatcttcttttatacttaatggaagtataacattaactcttaagtgtttgttaaatctatcaatttgataggatatgcattctacgagcttcaacgatccaatcataaaaaatgtttgtatatactccgagatagctgtaaacacgaaaaattcctgcgatgaatgaggcaagaacacatgtacaaaataatattttgtattaattttggggttacaatctcttttacaATTTAATCCTCTGATTTTATCTTCGTTAGGTGTAGATTTGTGGATGGACTGTTAATCCAAAGGGctgttagggcttgatcttaggatgaacggatcttcaaggacctttggggcttaatcttgatgatcttgatgaacgatgaacgtctttgggcttgatcttgatgaatgaggatgaatggatcttcaaaggccttcggggcttgatcttgatgaacgatgaagggatcttcaagggcattttgggcttgatcttgatgaacgtgatttcttcaagggccatcgaggtttgatcttgaatttaaaTGGGACCAGGTTTGACTTAGCAAGTGAGATTCGACTTTGTTGGGGATGAATCAGTGTGTGCAATTGTTGCGTTTGTTGATTATCCATAAGCTTGATGTTTCATTGTTACTTGTTTTATCTGTTCTCTAGGAAGGTatggatgagtactcgagagcgaTGCTAGGTAAGAAATCAGGGAAGGGGTTCaaggcagtcagttcttgactggaagcttgattccaagtgccaaCTAGTTACTCTCCTTCTTATTTtcctgcaggtaagaacaaggataaagaaaaaacaaagagaaagcatgatatgagatactttcgCTTTAGACCCTGATGATaagagatacttttgcttttgaagaagcatAAGTGATTTAACTGCGTTGCACGACGAGGCTTTACTTTTCGGCAACGGTGCTAGCGAAAGACTGTTGAGGCTTCTTAAGCTTTTCGATTAGAGCGACGACGCCAGGCTTGGATTTGAATTAGACTTATCTGTCTGGATTATGCAgttctgcagggaagggcaTCGTGCTATAGTGattttgtaacatcccacattgaccaacggagagggggtgatgtgcttTATATGCacatgcccacctcctatagcacgaggccttgtgggaactcactggctttgggttccatcggtattccgaagttaagcaagttcaggctaaagcaatcctaggatgggtgacccactaggaagttctcgtgtaagttcccagaaacaaaaccgtgagggcgtggtcgaggcccaaaacggataatatcgtgttacggcggagtcgagactgggatatgacaaaatggtatcagaACCACTCTGCCGTTCGATGCAAGTGTTCCGACTAGGATGTCAGGCCCCTAAGAGGGgttgattgtaacatcccacatcgaccaacggagagggggtgatgtgctttatatgtacatgcccacctcatatggcacgaggccttttgggaactcactggtttcgggttctatcggaactctgaagttaagtgagttcaggTGAGAGCAATcctaagatgggtgacccattgggaagttctcgtgtgagttcccagaaacaaaacc is a genomic window of Malus domestica chromosome 09, GDT2T_hap1 containing:
- the LOC139188287 gene encoding uncharacterized protein isoform X1, with product MPPRRERRESRRTSEPNFPDITQLGEAMAQALQNVIRPPPPPRTPLETMYNLKLDRFMGNESHEGAEKWLDHIEKTFQVMQSQGNLPANRWVETTTWFLGREPAAWWINQARYMSPETAADWKVFKEHFMKRFVPPEYIDRKKQEFTRLKQRNMSAHEYYRKFTDLSRYDTDTAGNQGEMLRRFKLGSKKKWRTFANALPCADYHEYFEILVRMEDSDNLPDSEDDEDKNEGQKKNDKGKGISIPGPRQTQSFKKSGASSSSSSGGYSFTGPRRGGGRFSGGPRFQGQRDAGGSGAPWCRRCNSRHHGECRRGSGACFTCGQMGHRASQCPQGQQRPQQTNMPPPAPVQQSFGPGGYGQPNRGGAYHYQGDAAPYASGPYQYSQEPYPQAGYSQDFGGYSSYSSMPTGGSQWHQGGQPRQGEIATGGAGSSRQPSQPGQGRNPQGRGNQGNRGRGGRQQAQGRVNHMSLQEAQNHPDLIMVVSHIGETYPEDDRIQGRHGGYDPSTYQF
- the LOC139188287 gene encoding uncharacterized protein isoform X2; the encoded protein is MPPRRERRESRRTSEPNFPDITQLGEAMAQALQNVIRPPPPPRTPLETMYNLKLDRFMGNESHEGAEKWLDHIEKTFQVMQSQGNLPANRWVETTTWFLGREPAAWWINQARYMSPETAADWKVFKEHFMKRFVPPEYIDRKKQEFTRLKQRNMSAHEYYRKFTDLSRYDTDTAGNQGEMLRRFKLGSKKKWRTFANALPCADYHEYFEILVRMEDSDNLPDSEDDEDKNEGQKKNDKGKGISIPGPRQTQSFKKSGASSSSSSGGYSFTGPRRGGGRFSGGPRFQGQRDAGGSGAPWCRRCNSRHHGECRRGSGACFTCGQMGHRASQCPQGQQRPQQTNMPPPAPVQQSFGPGGYGQPNRGGAYHYQGDAAPYASGPYQYSQEPYPQAGYSQDFGGYSSYSSMPTGGSQWHQGGQPRQGEIATGGAGSSRQPSQPGQGRNPQGRGNQGNRGRGGRQQAQGRVNHMSLQEAQNHPDLIMGETYPEDDRIQGRHGGYDPSTYQF